A genomic window from Colletotrichum destructivum chromosome 7, complete sequence includes:
- a CDS encoding Putative ABC1 atypical kinase-like domain, protein kinase-like domain superfamily, with amino-acid sequence MRLAFALGRFCPRPGFRAPANGTQFYSTFRSAFRSRTTQPGRLPWRPNRYTKHNLRAGGAGAAALGTAAFFELSEKDNEGTDQTGEKRMLEVSRAEIKKKVADDDSGISRVWHTLKIAVDVYLWEPLCTGLRFLHLVVIFVPVIVTVPALWLGKRQPDRDNERSGTLWWYGFLVQSMEWAGPAFIKLGQWAASRSDIFPNEMCEIMSKLHSNAPAHSMRETKRIVSAAFDGRHFDDIFDEFDETPLGVGAIAQVYRAKLKPNLAAPSDNDIVAEGPKPLRQKVAKNVEAALKSTPRRVPSTYVAVKVLHPRVERTVRRDLRIMHFFASGLNLIPTIEWLSLPDEVAQFGEMMKLQLDLRIEAANLAKFRKNFRDRTTAWFPYPYTEFTTRSVLVEEFAQGIPLADFLENGGGVFQQDIASEGLDAFLRMLLIDNFVHADLHPGNIMVRFYQSHEPEIKFRRKGNHGRGEHPGEQGGDDDVTEQVLARLRPYRQRKDPAAWAAELRRIDNEGFRPQLIFIDTGLVTELNETNRTNFLDLFRAVAEFDGYKAGQLMCERCRQPDAVLDKDVFALKMQHLVLGVKSRTLALGNIRIGDILQEVLGMVRGHHVRLEGDFVNVVISILLLEGIGRSLNPDMDLLSSSLPILRQLSAQSGAQMAKHGDFSMLVVWAGLETRRFLQASIEDVERCVKYDLLAPNV; translated from the exons ATGAGACTGGCCTTCGCCTTGGGCCGGTTTTGTCCACGTCCGGGCTTCCGAGCGCCAGCGAACGGCACCCAATTCTACTCGACTTTCCGAAGCGCATTCCGCTCCCGCACCACCCAGCCCGGCCGCCTGCCATGGCGGCCCAATCGATACACGAAACACAATCTGCGAGCAGGCGGTGCcggtgctgccgccctcgggaCGGCCGCCTTCTTTGAGCTGTCTGAGAAGGACAACGAGGGCACCGACCAGACGGGCGAGAAGCGCATGCTCGAGGTCAGCCGcgccgagatcaagaagaaggtggccgacgacgacagcggcaTCTCGCGCGTCTGGCACACCCTCAAGATCGCCGTAGACGTCTACCTGTGGGAGCCTCTTTGCACCGGCCTGCGCTTCctccacctcgtcgtcatctttgTGCCCGTTATCGTTACTGTCCCCGCCCTCTGGCTGGGCAAGCGGCAACCCGATCGCGACAATGAGCGCAGCGGCACGCTGTGGTGGTACGGCTTCCTGGTCCAGTCCATGGAATGGGCCGGGCCCGCCTTCATCAAG CTCGGTCAGTGGGCCGCCTCGCGCTCCGACATCTTCCCCAACGAGATGTGCGAGATCATGTCGAAGCTGCACTCCAACGCCCCGGCCCACTCGATGCGCGAGACCAAACgcatcgtctcggccgccttcgacgGCCGCCACTTTGATGACATCTTTGACGAGTTCGACGAGACGCCGCTGGGCGTCGGTGCCATAGCTCAGGTCTACCGCGCCAAGCTGAAGCCCAACCTCGCCGCGCCTAGCGACAatgacatcgtcgccgagggcccCAAGCCGCTCCGCCAAAAAGTCGCCAAgaacgtcgaggccgccctcaAGAGCACCCCGAGGAGGGTCCCCTCGACCTACGTCGCCGTCAAGGTACTGCACCCGCGCGTCGAGCGGACCGTCCGCCGCGACCTGCGCATCATGCACTTCTTCGCCTCGGGCCTCAACCTCATCCCTACCATCGAGTGGCTCTCGCTGCccgacgaggtcgcccaGTTCGGCGAGATGATGAAGCTCCAGCTCGACCTccgcatcgaggccgccaacCTCGCAAAGTTCCGCAAGAACTTCCGCGACCGTACTACCGCCTGGTTCCCTTACCCCTATACCGAGTTCACCACTCGCAGCGTCTTGGTCGAGGAGTTTGCCCAGGGCATCCCGCTGGCCGACTTCctcgagaacggcggcggcgtcttccagCAGGACATCGCCtccgagggcctcgacgccTTCCTGCGCATGCTACTGATCGACAACTTTGTCCACGCCGACCTCCACCCGGGCAACATCATGGTGCGCTTCTACCAGTCCCACGAGCCCGAAATCAAGTTTCGCAGAAAGGGGAACCACGGTCGCGGGGAACACCCGGGCGAGCaaggtggcgacgacgacgtcacGGAGCAGGTCCTCGCCCGGCTGCGCCCCTACCGCCAGCGAAAGGACCCGGCCGCCTGggccgccgagctccgcCGCATCGACAACGAGGGCTTCCGGCCGCAGTTGATCTTCATCGACACGGGTCTCGTGACGGAGCTCAACGAGACGAACCGCACAAActtcctcgacctcttccgcgccgtcgccgagttCGACGGCTACAAGGCCGGCCAACTCATGTGCGAGCGCTGCCGCCAGCCCGACGCCGTGCTCGATAAGGACGTCTTCGCCCTCAAGATGCagcacctcgtcctcggcgtcaagagccgcaccctcgccctcggcaacATCCGCATCGGCGACATCCTGCAGGAGGTGCTCGGCATGGTCCGCGGCCACCACGTccgcctcgagggcgacttcgtcaacgtcgtcatcagcatcctcctgctcgagggcATCGGACGCAGCCTGAACCCGGACATGGACCTGCTCAGCAGCTCCCTGCCCATCCTGCGCCAGCTGAGCGCCCAGAGCGGCGCTCAGATGGCCAAGCACGGCGACTTTAGCATGCTGGTCGTCTGGGCCGGCCTCGAGACAAGGCGGTTCTTGCAGGCCAGCATCGAAGAT GTCGAACGGTGTGTCAAGTACGATCTTCTGGCACCCAATGTGTAA
- a CDS encoding Putative holocytochrome c/c1 synthase: protein MGWFWADGPATSVHATSISASHPHGAAGVPTGPPPPGCPMHNKTLDALNPAGKPAAAPAPAPSACPVPHDQRHSAVPPPSACPVPHDQRQSAAPPPSSCPVPHDKPKEAESKGFLQQINPLNYMFKELSQAPAENQTVALPTEREPSTIPKGSGDGNWEYPSPQQMYNALLRKGYTDTDVTAVESMVSVHNFLNEGAWAEIVSWEERFGKGLYRGWQACSRGEENSDDMVEKLKDGTEAAPTLIRFQGRPKDMTPKAVMWQVAGWLYPSKFETEPPFDRHDWFVSRKIGGVEKEIRYVIDYYSGEPEPTGEPVFYLDVRPAMTPLGAAERLIRWGGDVWWKASGAEVREKESLEKQLETQWKKN from the exons ATGGGCTGGTTCTGGGCTGACGGTCCTGCGACCTCTGTTCACGCGACCTCCATTTCAGCGTCGCATCcccatggcgccgccggcgtcccgACCGGTCCTCCTCCC CCTGGCTGTCCAATGCACAACAAGACTCTTGACGCCCTGAACCCGGCCGGGAAGCCTGCCGctgctccggcgccggcccccTCCGCATGCCCCGTCCCTCACGACCAGCGCCACTCCGctgttccccctccctcagcATGCCCCGTCCCCCACGACCAAAGGCAGTCTGCCgcgcctcctccgtcgtcgtgtCCCGTACCCCACGACAAGCCCAAGGAAGCCGAGTCCAAGGGCTTTCTCCAGCAGATCAACCCCCTGAACTACATGTTCAAGGAGCTCTCCCAGGCCCCCGCCGAGAACCAGACCGTCGCCCTGCCCACCGAGCGCGAGCCTTCGACGATACCAAAGGGCTCCGGCGATGGCAACTGGGAGTACCCCTCGCCCCAACAGATGTACAACGCCCTGCTGCGCAAGGGCTACACCGATACCGACGTCACCGCCGTCGAGTCCATGGTGTCGGTCCACAACTTCCTCAACGAGGGCGCCTGGGCCGAGATCGTCAGCTGGGAGGAGCGTTTCGGCAAGGGACTGTACAGGGGCTGGCAGGCCTGCagccgcggcgaggagaactcggacgacatggtcgagaagctgaaggaCGGCACCGAGGCGGCCCCGACCCTGATCCGCTTCCAGGGTCGCCCCAAGGACATGACGCCCAAGGCTGTCATGTGGCAGGTTGCCGGCTGGCTGTACCCTTCCAAGTTTGA GACCGAGCCCCCCTTTGACCGTCACGACTGGTTTGTCTCCCGCAAGATTGGCGGcgtggagaaggagatccGATACGTTATTGACTACTACTCTGGCGAGCCTGAGCCCACCGGCGAGCCCGTCTTCTACCTTGACGTCCGGCCCGCCATGACtcccctcggcgccgccgaacgTCTCATCCGCTGGGGCGGCGACGTGTGGTGGAAGGCCTCGGGTGCCGAGGTGCGCGAGAAGGAGAGTCTCGAGAAGCAGCTTGAAACGCAGTGGAAGAAGAATTAA